One genomic segment of Pseudomonas chlororaphis subsp. aurantiaca includes these proteins:
- a CDS encoding flavin monoamine oxidase family protein has product MHSTDNESPLQSPQRRLLLQALGSAAVVGGLALSTRAAAQALQDNRDGILDVAIIGGGLAGLTSARDLLSAGCESFAVLEARDRVGGRTYNHDLGHGVVSEAGGQWIGPGQTAIADLARQLEVGTFPTYYQGKTVYLLDDTKVEEDVTDGPNSNTELVGKLNELARGVPSKAPWKAADAAALDKLSVGEWLVRQGISNQDQIGFNMSVSLTFGTTPAGMGLLHYLSMINSSDCSLEKLEGIKGGAQETRFVGGSQVLSLKMAQALGDKLKLSCPVRKIVGWDRDVVELHTDRGIIRARQVIAAVNPALCNQITFDPPLPAGRAQLQRLWPAHAPMRKTVHVYERPFWRDKGLNGQIIQVEGPLILAYDNSPPDGSLGVLSGFVRTGQLPHDPQAAQSTLSAIYAQALGDEALHPVQFHDQDWGKVDPWTLTCISPMPPGFWTQWGEHLNPATGRLIWSGTETADLWAGSMDGAVRAGHRAALEALQALVQDRRSA; this is encoded by the coding sequence ATGCATTCGACCGACAATGAATCACCCCTTCAATCACCGCAGCGACGCTTGCTGCTGCAAGCGCTTGGCAGCGCGGCAGTGGTTGGAGGGCTCGCGCTGAGCACGCGTGCCGCGGCGCAGGCGCTACAAGACAATCGCGACGGCATATTGGACGTAGCGATCATCGGTGGCGGCCTGGCGGGCCTGACTTCGGCACGGGACCTGCTCAGCGCCGGCTGCGAGTCTTTCGCCGTGCTTGAGGCCCGCGATCGCGTGGGCGGACGTACCTACAACCATGACCTCGGCCATGGCGTGGTCTCTGAAGCGGGCGGCCAGTGGATCGGGCCAGGACAAACAGCCATCGCCGACCTGGCACGCCAGCTTGAGGTCGGCACCTTCCCCACCTATTACCAAGGCAAAACCGTCTATCTGCTGGATGACACCAAGGTGGAAGAGGACGTGACCGACGGCCCGAACTCCAACACCGAGCTGGTCGGCAAGCTGAACGAGCTGGCCAGGGGCGTCCCCAGCAAAGCACCCTGGAAGGCAGCGGATGCCGCCGCCCTCGACAAACTTTCGGTTGGCGAGTGGCTGGTCAGGCAAGGCATCAGCAACCAGGACCAGATCGGATTCAACATGTCCGTGAGCCTGACCTTCGGCACCACCCCAGCCGGCATGGGACTGTTGCACTACCTGTCGATGATCAACTCTTCCGATTGCAGCCTGGAGAAACTCGAGGGGATAAAGGGCGGCGCCCAGGAGACACGTTTTGTTGGCGGCTCCCAGGTACTCAGCCTCAAGATGGCGCAAGCCCTGGGGGACAAGCTCAAGCTGTCTTGCCCGGTGCGCAAGATCGTCGGTTGGGACCGCGACGTCGTCGAACTGCATACGGACCGCGGTATCATCCGCGCCCGGCAGGTCATTGCGGCAGTCAACCCGGCCCTGTGCAACCAGATCACCTTCGACCCGCCCCTCCCCGCCGGGCGTGCACAGCTGCAGCGACTCTGGCCGGCCCACGCGCCCATGCGCAAGACCGTGCATGTCTATGAACGCCCCTTCTGGAGAGACAAGGGCCTGAACGGCCAGATCATCCAGGTCGAAGGGCCGCTGATCCTGGCCTATGACAATTCGCCCCCGGATGGCAGCCTCGGGGTCCTCAGCGGGTTCGTCAGGACCGGGCAACTGCCCCATGATCCGCAAGCCGCGCAGAGCACCTTGTCGGCGATCTACGCCCAGGCCCTGGGGGACGAAGCCTTGCACCCTGTCCAGTTCCACGACCAGGACTGGGGCAAGGTCGACCCCTGGACCCTCACCTGTATCTCGCCAATGCCGCCCGGTTTCTGGACGCAATGGGGCGAGCATCTGAACCCCGCGACCGGTCGCTTGATTTGGTCCGGCACTGAAACCGCGGATCTCTGGGCCGGCTCGATGGACGGCGCGGTCCGTGCCGGCCACCGGGCCGCGCTGGAAGCGCTCCAGGCCCTGGTCCAAGACCGGAGGAGCGCCTGA
- a CDS encoding response regulator, which translates to MDNLDLVNVLLVEDDRKLAALIAEFLLRHGFEVRVVHRGDQALAAFIEFKPNVVLLDQMLPGQSGLQVCREIRNLSDTPIVILTAKGDDRDHVLGLESGADDYVIKPFKPSVLLARLRALQRRLAQNSTTLDVLEFGRLSIDRGCRVVSLADEKINLTTMEFELLWVLASAEGKLLSRDDILNRIRGIPFDGFNRSVDVYISKLRGKLNDNPRDPVCIKTIWGKGYVFNPFAWEV; encoded by the coding sequence ATGGACAACTTAGATCTCGTTAATGTCTTGCTCGTTGAAGACGATCGGAAGCTGGCGGCGCTGATCGCAGAGTTTTTGCTCCGGCATGGTTTTGAGGTGCGGGTGGTTCACCGGGGCGACCAGGCGCTGGCGGCATTTATCGAGTTCAAGCCGAACGTCGTGCTGCTTGATCAGATGCTCCCAGGCCAGAGTGGGCTGCAAGTGTGCCGCGAGATTCGCAACCTGTCCGATACGCCCATCGTCATCCTGACCGCAAAAGGGGATGACCGGGACCATGTTCTCGGCCTGGAGTCCGGTGCCGACGATTATGTGATCAAGCCTTTCAAACCCTCTGTGTTGCTGGCTCGGCTACGCGCCTTGCAACGCCGGCTGGCACAAAACTCAACGACACTCGATGTCCTGGAGTTCGGACGGTTATCGATCGACCGCGGTTGCCGGGTGGTCAGCCTGGCCGATGAAAAAATCAACCTGACCACCATGGAGTTCGAATTGCTGTGGGTGCTGGCCAGTGCGGAGGGCAAGCTTCTTTCTCGCGACGACATCCTCAACCGTATTCGCGGGATCCCGTTCGATGGGTTCAACCGTAGTGTCGATGTCTACATCAGCAAGTTGCGCGGCAAACTCAATGACAACCCCCGGGACCCGGTATGCATCAAGACTATCTGGGGCAAGGGCTACGTTTTTAATCCGTTTGCGTGGGAAGTCTAG
- a CDS encoding helix-turn-helix domain-containing protein: MERKVAFGLALKKIRLNKGLAQEALAPSQAYVSEVEAGKKSPSIEKVEDLAVALGIHPVTLFARSFLMNGEDLAPLVQRIESELKALDSH; this comes from the coding sequence ATGGAACGGAAGGTAGCGTTCGGGCTAGCCCTGAAAAAAATACGTTTGAACAAAGGGTTAGCTCAGGAGGCGCTCGCCCCCAGCCAAGCGTATGTCAGCGAAGTAGAAGCGGGTAAGAAAAGCCCGTCAATCGAAAAAGTGGAAGATCTCGCCGTCGCTTTGGGTATACACCCCGTGACATTATTTGCGCGCAGTTTCCTGATGAACGGCGAAGATCTAGCTCCCTTGGTACAACGCATTGAGTCAGAGCTAAAGGCCTTGGATAGCCACTAA
- a CDS encoding site-specific recombinase produces MGESDDQEHGSPSPSLPTFKFEGPNRVAIRTRTDDQPRYVDTRLPVWKWYDGGAVLKIDWVALDLTPEFNEIAKGFMAYALEKYAPQTAFMFARSLVHLSNTDLARYFPWDYQKLITELDSFKQSRQNLIGFRRLYRWAVDRGIKGFDQNIYLKIKDTKPDRIDPYARIFLSQSGLELDEEIQLLRRIDRHIPMDDWSELQFNIILHLGFELGPRSIQLHSLDVADFEVVETDDRENYYTLWLPMAKKVGQRRPERRPRKITTRLGNKIALHISEIQRRFGSGCNPLFVSLTGDRLSVIEIGAGLKHELCEAGIDKPNQVTMLLRHHLGQGLADQGTPADLIAELLGHNSTVAARAYVTATPNIARIKEKALGKSPAYQRIMRSLLTGEIVHRRDTVSERTIRGVIDTQYIGDIGACALPIHTHCPYNPVYACYTCKKFHPFADGRHEQVMEALQREAQRFIDTAEKAGDLSHNRPLVQHQTTILAVSATIERCRQRAEGRSDDAV; encoded by the coding sequence GTGGGCGAATCAGATGACCAAGAACACGGGTCCCCCTCCCCGTCGTTGCCGACCTTTAAGTTTGAGGGGCCGAACCGGGTCGCTATACGAACCCGCACCGATGATCAGCCACGATACGTCGATACTCGACTGCCAGTGTGGAAGTGGTACGACGGTGGCGCTGTACTGAAAATTGACTGGGTCGCGCTTGACTTAACTCCAGAGTTCAATGAAATAGCCAAAGGCTTTATGGCATATGCGTTAGAAAAATATGCTCCCCAAACAGCATTCATGTTTGCAAGATCTCTTGTCCACCTATCAAACACGGATCTCGCTCGTTACTTTCCTTGGGATTATCAAAAATTAATCACTGAATTGGATAGCTTCAAACAATCTAGGCAAAATCTAATTGGGTTCCGTAGGCTTTATCGCTGGGCTGTTGACAGAGGCATTAAAGGTTTTGATCAAAACATCTATCTTAAAATCAAGGATACAAAACCAGATCGGATTGACCCGTATGCGCGAATTTTTCTCTCTCAGTCAGGGCTAGAACTTGATGAGGAGATCCAATTGCTTCGGCGTATTGACCGCCATATTCCGATGGATGACTGGAGTGAACTTCAGTTCAACATAATCTTACACCTAGGTTTCGAGTTGGGGCCACGCTCGATTCAACTCCATTCGCTTGACGTTGCAGACTTCGAAGTAGTTGAAACCGATGATCGTGAGAACTACTACACCCTATGGCTACCCATGGCCAAAAAGGTCGGCCAACGACGACCTGAGCGACGACCTCGAAAAATTACCACGCGACTGGGTAATAAAATCGCGCTACATATTTCGGAGATTCAACGCCGCTTTGGCAGTGGCTGCAATCCATTGTTTGTCAGTCTTACAGGAGATCGCCTATCTGTCATCGAAATCGGTGCTGGCCTCAAACACGAGCTGTGTGAAGCCGGGATAGACAAGCCGAACCAGGTAACCATGTTGCTGCGTCATCACCTCGGGCAAGGTTTGGCAGACCAGGGAACTCCGGCAGACTTGATTGCCGAACTGCTTGGGCACAACAGCACGGTTGCGGCGCGTGCTTACGTAACGGCAACCCCCAACATTGCCCGGATCAAAGAGAAAGCGCTGGGTAAGAGCCCGGCTTATCAACGCATTATGCGCAGTCTCTTGACCGGAGAAATCGTGCACCGTCGTGATACCGTGTCTGAAAGAACGATCCGTGGCGTGATCGACACACAGTACATCGGGGATATCGGTGCCTGTGCCCTCCCCATCCACACCCACTGTCCCTACAACCCTGTTTATGCCTGCTACACCTGTAAAAAGTTTCACCCCTTTGCTGATGGTCGACATGAGCAGGTGATGGAGGCGCTGCAACGAGAGGCGCAACGTTTTATCGATACCGCAGAAAAGGCAGGCGACCTTAGTCACAACCGCCCCCTCGTTCAGCATCAGACCACTATCCTGGCTGTGTCTGCAACGATAGAGCGCTGCCGGCAGCGCGCGGAGGGTCGGTCAGATGACGCAGTTTAG
- a CDS encoding tyrosine-type recombinase/integrase: MKLIQCRFSSGQRVPLLVQVGDAAPLPILVPFIYVQRKLRHRAYNTAAAHLRAIQVFYTYAQSRNLDIDEAILACRFEAILALLDGYAIWLQSGRQADNLIARIGTAATAPFPQIDPRTRDQYLQLLKQYLSWCVTRYIPRARQNSTTLANIETVFADVADVIERRFESHIINARPDRTRYRSLTDAQRQIIHTLIRPGAPENPFPERLQLRNWLMIELLLETGIRRGELLKLYTTDINQGSLHAYVSINDREHDPGDPRAEEPALKTYGRTVGLSAQLYEVYERYIQGERRPLRNGKPKKLPHRYLFISDRGLPLSIRALSNVLDRLFLTIELAHPGLLPTLSAHDFRHTFADRFLAHLVEERGFDLERAMDELRRVCGWSETSAMPRRYASRFLAASANRHNAQRTSAARGRLDT; this comes from the coding sequence ATGAAGCTGATTCAGTGCCGGTTCTCTTCAGGTCAGCGGGTACCGTTGCTGGTGCAAGTTGGTGATGCAGCGCCGTTGCCCATACTCGTTCCGTTCATCTACGTCCAACGGAAACTCAGGCACCGTGCTTACAACACGGCGGCGGCACATCTGCGTGCGATCCAGGTTTTCTACACCTATGCCCAAAGCCGAAACCTGGATATCGATGAGGCCATCCTGGCTTGTCGCTTTGAGGCGATCCTGGCTTTGCTGGATGGTTATGCCATCTGGCTCCAAAGTGGCCGTCAAGCCGATAATCTGATCGCCCGAATTGGCACGGCTGCAACGGCACCTTTTCCGCAGATCGATCCGCGCACCCGTGACCAATACTTGCAGCTGCTGAAGCAGTACCTGTCCTGGTGTGTCACCCGCTACATCCCGCGCGCTCGTCAGAACTCAACCACCTTGGCTAACATCGAGACTGTATTTGCAGATGTCGCCGATGTCATTGAACGACGCTTTGAGAGCCATATCATCAATGCTCGGCCAGACCGTACTCGTTACCGCAGCCTGACGGATGCGCAACGCCAGATCATTCACACACTGATTCGCCCCGGCGCTCCAGAGAATCCGTTCCCAGAAAGACTGCAGCTGCGCAATTGGCTAATGATCGAATTGCTGCTGGAGACTGGAATCCGTCGCGGAGAGCTTCTCAAGCTCTACACCACGGATATCAATCAGGGGTCCCTGCATGCCTATGTCAGCATCAATGATCGCGAACATGACCCCGGCGACCCGCGCGCGGAAGAGCCGGCATTGAAAACGTACGGGCGGACGGTAGGTCTCTCTGCGCAGTTGTATGAGGTCTACGAGCGCTATATCCAAGGCGAACGGCGCCCTCTGCGTAATGGCAAACCGAAGAAACTGCCGCATCGCTATTTGTTCATCTCGGATCGAGGCCTCCCGCTATCGATCCGCGCATTGTCTAACGTCCTTGATCGCCTGTTTCTGACCATTGAACTGGCTCATCCCGGGTTGTTGCCTACACTTTCCGCGCATGACTTTCGCCATACCTTTGCCGACCGCTTCTTGGCCCACCTGGTCGAGGAACGAGGGTTTGACCTAGAGCGGGCCATGGACGAACTCCGACGAGTCTGTGGCTGGTCTGAAACCTCAGCTATGCCCCGTCGTTATGCCAGTCGTTTTCTAGCCGCGTCGGCCAACCGCCACAACGCCCAACGAACTTCGGCAGCCCGGGGGCGGCTCGACACGTAA
- a CDS encoding TetR/AcrR family transcriptional regulator, whose product MHDSHLSPPKPAVRRGRPVGNRDEKRTELLTAAIAVIAQEGYAGASMRKVAQHAGCTTGAVTYYFANKEEMVTAVAQSLFDQIDTLLEGSQEQVDIKSLIEQWLNWMRVDEPNGWLAWFQLLAHARHEPAFASIIKQRYALFRQVLTSMLEKGQKQGKIRSDIEADLLADQISAMSDGWMMMLPIEPERFTPARSQALLDAVITLISPAAPSNGKSPRKQ is encoded by the coding sequence ATGCATGATTCTCACCTCTCCCCACCCAAGCCTGCCGTACGGCGCGGGCGCCCTGTTGGCAACCGCGACGAGAAAAGAACCGAGTTGCTCACAGCGGCGATCGCCGTGATCGCCCAGGAAGGCTACGCCGGCGCTTCGATGCGCAAAGTGGCGCAGCACGCCGGATGCACCACGGGTGCGGTGACCTACTACTTCGCCAACAAGGAAGAGATGGTCACGGCTGTCGCCCAGAGCCTGTTCGACCAGATCGACACCTTGCTGGAAGGCAGCCAGGAACAGGTCGACATCAAGTCACTCATCGAACAATGGCTGAACTGGATGCGCGTCGATGAACCAAATGGCTGGCTCGCCTGGTTCCAATTGCTGGCCCATGCCAGGCACGAACCAGCGTTCGCGAGCATCATCAAGCAACGCTACGCACTGTTCCGCCAGGTACTCACGTCGATGCTGGAGAAGGGACAGAAACAAGGCAAGATCCGCAGCGACATCGAAGCGGATCTGCTCGCCGATCAGATCAGCGCCATGAGCGACGGCTGGATGATGATGTTGCCGATCGAGCCCGAAAGGTTCACCCCCGCCAGAAGCCAGGCCCTGCTCGATGCGGTCATCACCCTGATCTCACCGGCGGCGCCATCGAACGGCAAGAGTCCCCGGAAGCAATGA
- a CDS encoding phytanoyl-CoA dioxygenase family protein, which translates to MQDSVRKAFLEDGAVLIKGFLNEEQLAQCRAAYDWAVENHGPHAFRMFDGTEQQSHVDNANPRAKARLEELVASLPFGKLFAQLWGSEHVWYFAEEVFLKAGGRGSRTLWHQDTSYLPWAGLHWGNAWISFESVPKRNALEIVRGSHKGPRYDGTTFLDPNDPTQPLHGGNALPRLPDVEAQRKQDPDAYEILSWATEPGDIVVLHPGALHGGAPVDETFPDRHTFVFRFFGDDATFRPLPEHSAAGYPQQGVLFTQELADLKAGDSFRHTTFRQIA; encoded by the coding sequence ATGCAAGACTCTGTGCGCAAGGCGTTCCTGGAAGACGGGGCCGTCCTGATCAAAGGTTTTCTGAACGAAGAACAGTTGGCCCAGTGCCGGGCCGCCTACGACTGGGCTGTCGAGAATCACGGCCCGCATGCTTTCAGGATGTTCGACGGGACCGAGCAGCAATCGCATGTCGACAATGCCAACCCCAGGGCCAAGGCCCGGCTCGAGGAACTGGTCGCTTCCCTGCCCTTCGGCAAGCTGTTTGCGCAGCTCTGGGGCTCTGAACATGTCTGGTATTTCGCCGAGGAAGTGTTTCTCAAGGCGGGCGGCCGCGGCTCCCGTACGCTCTGGCACCAGGACACCTCCTATTTGCCTTGGGCTGGCCTGCATTGGGGCAATGCCTGGATCAGCTTCGAGTCGGTGCCCAAGCGCAATGCCCTGGAGATCGTCCGCGGCTCGCACAAAGGGCCGCGTTACGACGGCACCACCTTCCTCGATCCGAACGACCCGACCCAGCCCCTGCATGGCGGCAACGCACTGCCTCGGCTTCCCGATGTCGAGGCCCAGCGCAAGCAGGATCCCGACGCTTACGAAATCCTCTCCTGGGCGACCGAGCCTGGAGACATAGTCGTGCTCCATCCCGGCGCGCTGCACGGTGGTGCTCCGGTCGATGAGACCTTCCCGGATCGTCACACCTTTGTCTTCCGCTTCTTCGGCGACGACGCAACCTTCCGCCCGCTGCCGGAACACAGCGCTGCCGGTTATCCGCAGCAAGGCGTGCTCTTCACCCAGGAACTGGCAGACCTGAAGGCCGGGGATTCCTTTCGCCACACCACGTTCCGGCAAATCGCCTAA
- a CDS encoding RidA family protein gives MTTQDLRRQSINPGHTQAIYDNFHFSQATRVGNMIWVSGQVGVDATMTPAEGIEAQTHLAFQALSGILEEAGASLADVVELMTFHIDLQGEIHTFGQIKDKYFPDRYPSWSAVGVTQLALPALRVEIRAVAVIGCGRD, from the coding sequence ATGACCACCCAAGACTTGCGTCGACAGTCCATCAACCCTGGCCATACCCAGGCCATTTACGACAATTTTCACTTCTCCCAGGCGACCCGCGTGGGGAACATGATCTGGGTGTCCGGCCAGGTTGGCGTCGACGCGACCATGACTCCGGCCGAAGGCATCGAGGCACAAACGCACCTGGCGTTCCAGGCCTTGAGCGGCATTCTCGAGGAAGCGGGTGCAAGCCTGGCCGACGTGGTCGAGCTGATGACCTTCCATATCGATCTGCAGGGCGAGATCCATACGTTCGGACAGATCAAGGACAAGTACTTCCCCGATCGTTACCCATCCTGGAGCGCGGTTGGCGTCACGCAACTGGCCCTTCCCGCATTGCGCGTGGAAATACGCGCGGTGGCGGTCATCGGCTGCGGCCGGGATTGA
- a CDS encoding EthD family reductase, whose product MATLIVSYPAAKGGRFDRDYYLATHLPLARAAWSEFGLQSAEVLFPATGPTPLVAMVILRFREQADINAALSSPGTARVIGDVANFTDITPTIFRADDE is encoded by the coding sequence ATGGCAACACTGATCGTGAGTTATCCCGCTGCCAAAGGCGGGCGATTCGACCGGGATTACTATCTGGCAACCCACCTGCCACTGGCGCGCGCCGCCTGGAGCGAGTTCGGGCTGCAATCGGCAGAGGTGCTGTTTCCGGCAACCGGGCCAACGCCGCTGGTGGCCATGGTGATACTGCGCTTTCGCGAGCAGGCCGATATCAATGCCGCGCTGTCCTCGCCCGGGACTGCCAGGGTGATTGGCGATGTCGCCAACTTCACCGATATCACCCCGACGATCTTCCGCGCGGATGACGAATAG